GAAATAAGAAAATAGGAGGTCTAATGAAAAAAATATTAGCAAGTTTATTCATATTACTTTCAATTACAGCATTTTCAGTAGAAAAAGTTGCTGCAGAAAGAATTGAAGTTAAAGAAGAAAAAGTATATCTTAAAGGGCAACAAACACCATTTACAGGTGTAGTTGAGAAGAAATATGCAAATGGAAGAGTAGAAGCTACATTAGATATTGTAGATGGAAAATTAAATGGAAAAACATATATATATTATGAGAATGGAATTGTAAAAAAAGAAGAAAGCTATATAAATGGTCTTATGGAAGGTGTAGAAAGAGCCTATTATCCAAATGGAAAATTAGAGTTTGAAGTAACTAATAAAAATGATTTAAGAAATGGTATTGAAAGACATTATTCAGAAGAAGGAAAATTAATCATAGAAGTACCATATCAAAATAATGTTGTTACTGGTTTAGTAAAACAATATACTAAAGATGGAAAGTTAGAGTACGAAACAAATTATGTTAATAATAAAAGAGAAGGACTTTCTAAAAAATATTATCCAAGTGGAAGACTATTAAGCCAAGTAACTTTCAAAAATGATAAGGAAGAAGGATTAATGAAAGGTTACTCTGAAGAAGGTAAATTAGAAATAGAAATACCATATTTACATGGTTCAGTAGAAGGGCTTGTTAAAAGATACGATGAAAATGGAAAAGTTGTAGAACAAGCAATGTATAAAAATAATCAAGAAGTAAAATCAAAATAATTAATCATTAATAATTGTATAGATAAAAACTTCAAACCAAATTTTAATAAAAAAGAGAATTTTTACTTTTTAA
This portion of the Fusobacterium periodonticum 1_1_41FAA genome encodes:
- a CDS encoding toxin-antitoxin system YwqK family antitoxin, which codes for MKKILASLFILLSITAFSVEKVAAERIEVKEEKVYLKGQQTPFTGVVEKKYANGRVEATLDIVDGKLNGKTYIYYENGIVKKEESYINGLMEGVERAYYPNGKLEFEVTNKNDLRNGIERHYSEEGKLIIEVPYQNNVVTGLVKQYTKDGKLEYETNYVNNKREGLSKKYYPSGRLLSQVTFKNDKEEGLMKGYSEEGKLEIEIPYLHGSVEGLVKRYDENGKVVEQAMYKNNQEVKSK